The window GGCTGCTGACAGATGAACCCGCAAGGCCGCTTGCGTCCGACAATGTGCAGGCACTGAACCCGCTCACCCTGCCTGACTCAGAGCCGTACTGGTCGCAGACCGTTACCCCGCATCATCCCGCCCTAATGCTGTTCACTTCGGGCAGCACCGGCAAACCCAAAGGCGTATTACAGAGCCATCTGGGCGTGCTGAACAATGCACAGGGCGTCATCGCGATGACTGAATTGACCCTAGATGACATTCTGCTGCACGTCATGCCGCTTTATCACACTAACGGATTGAATAATCAGTTATTCAGCCCGCTGGCAATCGGTGCCATGGTACATTTTGCGCCGCGTTTCTCGGCTAAAGCCATGCCGGATCTCATGGCCACGGTACAACCGACCATCATTACCGGTGTGCCCACCATGTACTCACGCATGCTATCACACCCCATGCCAGCTGATGCAGTTGCCAATCTTCGACTGGCTCGCTGTGGTTCTGCGCCAATCACAACCGAATTACACAAAAAAATTGAAACCTATCTTGGGCAGCCACTGATTATTTCATACGGTCTGTCAGAAGCTACCTGCACCTCCACGATGAATCCACCGCAAGGCCGAAGAATCGGCTCAATCGGGAAGATACTGAACAATCAGGACGTCTATCTTTTGTCTGCCACCGGAGATCGCATTAGCGACGCAAATGTGAATGGCGAAATATGTATCGATGGAGAAAGTCTGATGCTCGGTTACGTAGGTATATCGGTACCCGGTCAGCTCGATGCACTGACCGGCCCCTTGCATACCGGTGATATTGGATATATCGATGAAGATGGTTATCTCTACATCACCGGCCGTATCAAGGATGTGATTATTCGTGGCGGAGAAAATATTTCTCCCTCTCAGATTGAACACGTGATTGCCATGCATCCCGACGTCGCAAATTGCTGTGTAATCGGCCAACCCGATGAAGATCTGGGTGAAGTACCGGTGGCGTTTGTAACGGCGCGAGTGGGAGCCGATTTGGATATCAGCGAAGTGACCGAGTTACTTAAGGATAACTTATCCCGCATTTACCAACCTGCCAGCATTCATTTGCTGAGTGCGCTTCCGGAAAACACAGTGGGTAAAGTGGACCGCAAGGCACTGGCACAAGAGCTGAAAAGTCTGCAACATATATAAGAGAACAAGAATTCAGAACAAAAGCTGTCGAATCGGCAAAAAT of the Advenella mimigardefordensis DPN7 genome contains:
- a CDS encoding class I adenylate-forming enzyme family protein, whose translation is MTASSTILNHWQSTWQKDGIANRIALQDNDRQIPYSLLYQEVSHLSGRLRAAGIAEEARVAIDMPRGLNAVITLLAVMAAGACPCPLEPNLGDMERSDRFLSGGLTWLLTDEPARPLASDNVQALNPLTLPDSEPYWSQTVTPHHPALMLFTSGSTGKPKGVLQSHLGVLNNAQGVIAMTELTLDDILLHVMPLYHTNGLNNQLFSPLAIGAMVHFAPRFSAKAMPDLMATVQPTIITGVPTMYSRMLSHPMPADAVANLRLARCGSAPITTELHKKIETYLGQPLIISYGLSEATCTSTMNPPQGRRIGSIGKILNNQDVYLLSATGDRISDANVNGEICIDGESLMLGYVGISVPGQLDALTGPLHTGDIGYIDEDGYLYITGRIKDVIIRGGENISPSQIEHVIAMHPDVANCCVIGQPDEDLGEVPVAFVTARVGADLDISEVTELLKDNLSRIYQPASIHLLSALPENTVGKVDRKALAQELKSLQHI